The following proteins are encoded in a genomic region of Cellulomonas sp. ES6:
- a CDS encoding alpha-amylase family glycosyl hydrolase encodes MVHPPTDDPTWWRDAVIYEVYPRSFADGDGDGTGDLAGVRSRLPYLADLGVDAMWFTPWYVSPLADGGYDVADYRAIDPAFGTLEEAEALIADALALGIRTIVDVVPNHVSDQHPWFRAALAAGPGSPERERFWFRPGTGPDGDGIPTHWVSSFGGSTWTRTTDPDGTPGEWYLHLFAPQQPDLNWTHPDVWAEHEDVLRFWFDRGVAGIRIDSAALLVKDPALPELPPAGSVPAAGAHPHVDRDELHDVYRAWRKVADSYAGTRVLVGEVWLEDTARFAAYLRPDEMHTAFNFDVMTQPWDAAALRASVDRTLAAHREVGAPATWVLSNHDVTRPVTRYGRADSAFSFATKRAGTPTDLALGTRRARAAALLTAALPGSLYVYQGDELGLPEVEDLPPEVVQDPMHERSGGVDPGRDGCRVPLPWSGDRPPFGFGPGTGQPWLPQPASWAALTVEAQQADPASMLALYRAALALRRAEPCLGDGELRWLDAGPDVLAFSRGDVLCVVNLSDRPVPLPEHAGVLLASDGTGSAGVAGVADHADGAALPPDTAVWLRAAS; translated from the coding sequence GTGGTGCACCCCCCGACCGACGACCCGACCTGGTGGCGCGACGCGGTGATCTACGAGGTCTACCCGCGCTCCTTCGCGGACGGCGACGGGGACGGCACCGGGGACCTGGCGGGCGTCCGCAGCCGGCTGCCGTACCTGGCGGACCTCGGGGTCGACGCGATGTGGTTCACGCCCTGGTACGTGTCGCCGCTGGCCGACGGCGGGTACGACGTCGCGGACTACCGGGCGATCGACCCGGCCTTCGGCACCCTCGAGGAGGCCGAGGCGCTGATCGCGGACGCGCTCGCGCTCGGCATCCGCACGATCGTCGACGTGGTCCCGAACCACGTCTCGGACCAGCACCCGTGGTTCCGCGCCGCGCTGGCCGCGGGCCCGGGTTCGCCCGAGCGGGAGCGGTTCTGGTTCCGGCCCGGGACGGGCCCCGACGGCGACGGCATCCCGACGCACTGGGTGTCGAGCTTCGGCGGGTCGACGTGGACGCGCACCACCGACCCCGACGGCACGCCGGGGGAGTGGTACCTGCACCTGTTCGCGCCCCAGCAGCCGGACCTCAACTGGACGCACCCCGACGTCTGGGCGGAGCACGAGGACGTGCTGCGGTTCTGGTTCGACCGCGGCGTCGCCGGCATCCGCATCGACTCCGCGGCGCTGCTGGTGAAGGACCCCGCGCTGCCGGAGCTGCCGCCGGCGGGGTCGGTGCCCGCCGCGGGCGCCCACCCCCACGTCGACCGCGACGAGCTGCACGACGTCTACCGGGCGTGGCGGAAGGTCGCCGACTCCTACGCCGGCACCCGCGTGCTGGTGGGCGAGGTCTGGCTGGAGGACACGGCCCGGTTCGCGGCGTACCTGCGCCCCGACGAGATGCACACCGCCTTCAACTTCGACGTCATGACCCAGCCGTGGGACGCCGCGGCGCTGCGGGCGTCGGTCGACCGGACGCTCGCCGCGCACCGGGAGGTCGGCGCGCCGGCCACCTGGGTGCTGTCGAACCACGACGTCACGCGCCCCGTCACCCGGTACGGGCGCGCGGACTCGGCGTTCAGCTTCGCCACCAAGCGGGCCGGCACCCCGACCGACCTCGCGCTCGGCACCCGGCGGGCACGCGCCGCCGCGCTGCTCACCGCCGCGCTGCCCGGGTCGCTGTACGTCTACCAGGGCGACGAGCTCGGGCTGCCCGAGGTCGAGGACCTGCCGCCGGAGGTGGTGCAGGACCCCATGCACGAGCGCTCCGGCGGCGTCGACCCCGGGCGGGACGGCTGCCGGGTCCCGCTGCCCTGGTCCGGCGACCGGCCGCCGTTCGGCTTCGGCCCCGGGACGGGCCAGCCCTGGCTGCCGCAGCCGGCGTCGTGGGCCGCGCTCACCGTCGAGGCCCAGCAGGCCGACCCGGCGTCGATGCTCGCGCTGTACCGCGCGGCCCTCGCGCTCCGGCGGGCCGAGCCCTGCCTGGGCGACGGGGAGCTGCGGTGGCTGGACGCCGGCCCGGACGTGCTGGCCTTCAGCCGCGGCGACGTGCTCTGCGTCGTCAACCTGTCCGACCGCCCCGTCCCGCTGCCCGAGCACGCGGGCGTGCTGCTCGCGTCCGACGGCACGGGGAGCGCGGGCGTGGCGGGCGTGGCGGACCACGCGGACGGCGCCGCGCTGCCGCCCGACACCGCCGTGTGGCTCCGCGCCGCGTCCTGA